The following are encoded in a window of Ascaphus truei isolate aAscTru1 unplaced genomic scaffold, aAscTru1.hap1 HAP1_SCAFFOLD_2056, whole genome shotgun sequence genomic DNA:
- the LOC142477225 gene encoding uncharacterized protein F54H12.2-like yields MAFIHTNSIECAKSELDIFEIQPTQTSIEKSLYVEIQPLAALSETAPLEFYIAGNGEHYFDLNNTLIYITCKIVKQDNTPIADGARVSLINYPIATLFNQLDVTLGDRLISQSNNLYAYRAYIETILNYSADALSTQFTTGLFYKDTAGQHQTRTVGGDNHGFTKRSQMTERGKAVELLGHLHSDIFFQEKLILNGLDLKIKLTRNKDTFCLMSAEAEPFKIQILNASLFVKRVQIAPAVRIGHAQGLLSGNAKYTIDRVGMKIYSIAVGSRVCNLENLFLGQLPKLVIIGFVDNDAFSGAYDKNPLCFKHNHVNFAALYLDGEQIPTKPFQPDFENANSIREYMALVQIAGKQNADAGFLINREEYVEGYTLFAFDLSPDQERGGHFSLIRNGNLRAEIRFSRALDRTVNIIVYGVFDNVIEINQRREVLYDFL; encoded by the coding sequence ATGGCGTTTATTCACACCAACTCCATAGAATGCGCTAAATCTGAACTGGATATCTTTGAAATACAGCCTACACAGACGAGCATAGAAAAAAGTCTGTATGTGGAAATACAACCGTTGGCCGCCCTTTCAGAAACGGCACCGTTGGAGTTTTATATCGCTGGCAACGGGGAACATTATTTCGACCTCAATAATACTTTGATTTACATTACGTGTAAAATCGTCAAACAGGACAATACACCGATTGCTGATGGAGCACGCGTGAGTCTAATCAATTATCCGATAGCAACGCTTTTCAATCAGTTAGATGTAACTttgggggacagactcatatcgCAATCCAATAACCTGTACGCATATCGGGCGTATATTGAAACAATTCTGAACTATAGCGCTGATGCATTATCCACGCAGTTTACCACCGGTTTATTTTACAAGGATACAGCGGGGCAACACCAAACCCGCACAGTGGGTGGTGATAACCATGGTTTTACAAAGCGTTCCCAAATGACAGAACGTGGTAAAGCCGTAGAATTACTGGGACATCTACATAGCGATATATTTTTTCAAGAGAAACTTATACTGAACGGTCTGGACTTAAAAATTAAACTCACTAGAAATAAAGATACATTttgtttaatgtctgctgaggCTGAGCCGTTTAAGATTCAAATTCTAAACGCGTCGCTGTTTGTCAAAAGGGTGCAAATTGCGCCGGCAGTGCGCATAGGTCATGCGCAGGGGCTTTTAAGCGGCAACGCAAAATACACTATCGACCGTGTGGGGATGAAAATTTATAGCATCGCGGTCGGAAGTCGCGTATGCAATCTAGAAAACCTGTTTTTGGGTCAATTACCCAAACTGGTCATTATAGGATTCGTTGATAATGACGCTTTTTCTGGTGCTTACGATAAAAACCCCCTTTGTTTCAAACACAACCATGTGAATTTTGCAGCGCTGTATTTAGACGGCGAACAAATACCGACAAAACCGTTTCAACCAGACTTTGAGAATGCTAATTCTATTAGAGAATACATGGCCCTGGTACAAATTGCCGGTAAACAAAATGCAGACGCTGGATTTCTCATTAATCGTGAAGAGTATGTTGAGGGGTACACGCTATTTGCGTTTGATTTGTCACCCGATCAGGAACGCGGTGGTCACTTCTCACTAATTCGCAATGGAAACCTGAGGGCTGAAATACGCTTTTCAAGGGCTCTGGATAGAACCGTTAATATTATTGTGTACGGCGTTTTTGATAACGTTATTGAGATAAATCAGAGAAGAGAAGTGTTATATGACTTtctctga
- the LOC142477223 gene encoding uncharacterized protein LOC142477223 gives MVGRGLDQHPTLNRSTQSSQQINYVVDNNSEHTPECSLMPVSTGDLSTPVMSPNLIAVEHPQRGIMPLISVQSESSVNEINVERSVLPVENSVEIHTPLIIQPPNDAADQSVFLERVAQYQRVRQNFNAVEHFEHFQFVNLDRITSFSVALQAVHDSIQCTLNRLLPDIGPHDMVQLRLDGDTLNRALYSIKRSKDALSAETFLEHVANMLQSNAEVLGDGTLRLLVIIVKNRVGGVMHRRRINSTPYSRIVNKKRQLLFDLNNDSHNLCLAASLCALLEKRDTADAVLLEKARLIHRTLGIPDDRLVSFSDIPDFEKHLNVTIKVFYHNRGEWQFFNTSEPCKERVLFIYHEDTHYFGVKKINAFIGANYFCDFCHTPFAHKNNHSCRYFCRSCHRRNCVEVIADMPRCPMCRAFCRSQDCLSEHKKLAQAAKIDCKRKKYCDRCGRYTDDDHDECRGLQCRVCYAYIASFDNHLCYMRPYKPPVLTDNYIFYDFECMQETGVHIPNYVYAMPLRDDEEKGCAQSLDGTVGWEFQGPECLADFVKKFIDRPFREYTFIAHNAGRYDSYFVVQQLLKEKIKIELLAQGGKLLCVTIPDLNIRFIDSLNFLPMKLSKLPQALGFTGSKGYFPHFFNTVQNQNYSGSMPSIEHYGPQYMMADEKTGFMTWYEANKHCDFNFQAELKSYCIEDVKILKKACICFRTSVIEMTEHTVMSDRESQIGEEDVYNVDPFQLTTLASVCMAMYRLKFLPSNTIAIVPPDNYNITKKRFSTPATQWLLYVAYKENIVIQHALRGGEKMVGNYFLDGYAVINGVQTAFEFNGCFYHGCPMCYNEKDTNTVTSLTYGQLYHKTAIKTHFLKTKCGYAVRELWEHEWKHMLETDTDLKAFLLKSDFPQPMNPRDALYGGRTNAIKLYHKTAPGESIHYYDFTSLYPFINKTKMYPTGHPKIIYENFLSFDRYFGIAKVKVYPPRGLFFPILPVKMNGKLMFPLCSTCAVTNQTTPCCHTDEERSLTGTWCTVEIQAALKKGYRLCKIFEIWHFACYTKKLFAKYIKVHLRDKQEASGYPSWCTDEVKKQKYISEYFSKEGIRLRADKIDINPAKRQISKLFLNSLWGKFGQKTNLQNTSIVTSPDELFGYAFSTQYDVSSLDFLDDDTAMVSWKYTKEGYTVGRNVNIFIACFTTAYARLELYNVLDKLQERCLYHDTDSVIFVSKTGDWNPPLGDYLGELTSELPNGTHITEFVSAGPKTYGYKLSTGKTCLKVKGITLNAANAELINFDTLKDIVLDYPLHSDPEDQKKIVVQQAGIVRNKRYWQIETRPLQKTQKCVYTKRQLTNDFTTLPFGY, from the coding sequence ATGGTGGGCAGGGGCTTAGATCAACACCCCACGTTAAACAGAAGCACGCAGAGCAGCCAGCAGATAAATTATGTTGTAGACAACAACTCAGAACACACGCCAGAATGCTCATTAATGCCCGTTAGTACAGGTGATTTATCGACCCCCGTTATGAGCCCCAACTTAATTGCGGTCGAACATCCCCAGAGGGGTATAATGCCATTAATTTCTGTACAGTCAGAGTCATCTGTAAATGAAATTAATGTTGAAAGGTCTGTACTGCCGGTTGAAAATAGTGTTGAAATACATACACCACTGATAATACAGCCCCCTAACGATGCGGCGGATCAGTCTGTATTTTTGGAACGTGTAGCGCAGTACCAAAGAGTACGACAAAATTTTAATGCTGTGGAACATTTTGAACATTTTCAATTTGTAAATCTTGATCGTATAACATCATTTTCAGTGGCATTACAGGCGGTACATGATTCTATACAGTGTACATTGAATAGACTACTGCCCGACATAGGACCCCATGACATGGTGCAATTACGTCTAGACGGTGACACGTTAAATAGAGCTTTATACTCTATTAAACGCTCTAAGGACGCCTTAAGCGCTGAGACGTTTTTGGAACATGTGGCAAACATGTTACAAAGCAACGCGGAGGTTCTTGGTGACGGTACTTTAAGACTATTGGTCATAATTGTTAAGAACAGAGTTGGTGGTGTGATGCACCGTAGACGCATTAATTCAACGCCTTACAGTCGCATcgtaaacaaaaaaagacaattactCTTTGACTTAAATAACGACAGCCATAACTTGTGTCTAGCAGCCAGTCTTTGTGCCCTGTTAGAAAAGAGAGATACGGCTGACGCTGTGTTACTGGAGAAAGCACGTTTGATACATCGCACCCTGGGTATTCCTGATGATCGTCTAGTCAGTTTTAGCGACATACCCGACTTTGAAAAGCacttgaatgtaaccattaaagtgTTCTACCACAATCGGGGAGAATGGCAGTTTTTTAATACAAGTGAGCCCTGCAAAGAGAGGGTTTTATTTATATACCATGAAGACACACATTACTTTGgcgtaaaaaaaataaacgctTTCATCGGGGCCAATTACTTTTGCGATTTTTGTCATACTCCATTCGCTCACAAAAATAACCATTCATGCCGCTATTTTTGCCGATCGTGCCACAGACGGAATTGTGTTGAGGTCATAGCAGACATGCCTAGGTGTCCTATGTGTCGGGCATTTTGTCGTTCACAGGATTGTTTGAGTGAACACAAGAAACTAGCCCAAGCTGCTAAAATAGATTGTAAACGCAAGAAATACTGCGACCGTTGCGGTCGCTACACAGATGACGATCATGATGAATGCAGAGGTTTGCAGTGTAGAGTCTGTTATGCTTACATCGCCAGTTTTGACAATCACCTGTGCTACATGCGCCCATACAAACCACCGGTCCTCACTgacaactacattttttatgacttTGAGTGCATGCAGGAGACGGGCGTACACATACCAAATTATGTCTACGCCATGCCTTTAAGGGATGATGAAGAAAAAGGTTGTGCCCAGTCTTTAGACGGCACTGTGGGTTGGGAGTTCCAGGGTCCAGAGTGTTTGGCTGATTTTGTAAAAAAATTCATAGACAGGCCCTTTAGGGAGTACACTTTCATCGCACATAATGCCGGCCGTTACGATTCCTATTTTGTGGTGCAACAGCTGCTTAAAGAGAAGATAAAAATAGAATTACTAGCACAAGGCGGTAAATTATTATGTGTAACAATACCTGATCTGAATATCAGATTTATCGACTCTTTAAATTTCCTCCCCATGAAGCTCAGTAAGTTGCCACAGGCCCTGGGGTTTACAGGCAGTAAAGGATATTTCCCACACTTTTTTAACACAGTACAGAATCAAAATTACAGCGGTTCTATGCCCTCTATAGAGCATTACGGCCCCCAGTACATGATGGCCGACGAGAAAACGGGGTTCATGACATGGTATGAAGCGAACAAACATTGTGATTTCAATTTTCAGGCTGAGCTTAAAAGCTATTGCATTGAGGATGTAAAAATTTTGAAGAAAGCCTGTATCTGCTTTAGAACCAGTGTCATAGAAATGACAGAGCATACGGTAATGAGCGACCGTGAGTCTCAGATTGGTGAGGAAGATGTCTATAATGTGGACCCCTTTCAGCTGACAACCCTCGCCTCTGTGTGCATGGCTATGTATCGGCTCAAATTTTTACCCAGTAACACCATCGCCATTGTACCCCCTGACAATTACAACATCACAAAAAAACGCTTCTCTACGCCCGCCACACAGTGGCTACTGTATGTGGCCTACAAGGAGAATATAGTCATACAACATGCTTTAAGGGGCGGTGAAAAGATGGTGGGTAACTATTTTCTGGATGGTTATGCGGTGATTAATGGTGTTCAAACAGCCTTTGAATTCAACGGCTGCTTTTACCACGGCTGTCCCATGTGTTACAATGAAAAAGATACAAACACTGTTACATCTCTCACATATGGTCAATTGTACCACAAAACAGCCATCAAAACACATTTTCTAAAAACCAAATGTGGCTATGCGGTGCGTGAGCTGTGGGAGCACGAGTGGAAACACATGTTAGAGACCGATACGGATCTAAAGGCGTTTCTACTTAAAAGTGATTTTCCACAACCCATGAACCCCCGTGATGCACTTTACGGCGGCCGCACAAACGCTATTAAGCTGTACCACAAAACGGCGCCCGGTGAGAGTATACATTACTATGATTTTACCAGCTTGTATCCTTTTATCAACAAAACCAAAATGTACCCCACCGGTCACCCTAAGATCATCTATGAGAATTTTCTCTCTTTTGACAGGTACTTTGGGATTGCTAAAGTAAAAGTCTATCCGCCTAGAGGCTTATTTTTCCCCATCCTTCCTGTTAAAATGAATGGCAAGCTCATGTTTCCGCTATGCAGCACATGCGCCGTCACCAATCAGACGACGCCTTGCTGTCATACGGATGAGGAGCGCTCATTGACCGGTACGTGGTGTACCGTTGAAATCCAGGCAGCGTTGAAGAAAGGGTACCGGCTGTGTAAAATTTTTGAAATTTGGCACTTTGCATGTTATACAAAAAAATTGTTTGCTAAATACATTAAGGTGCACCTCCGGGACAAACAGGAGGCATCTGGATACCCCAGCTGGTGTACAGACGAggtcaaaaaacaaaaatacatcagCGAGTATTTTTCAAAAGAGGGTATACGTTTACGCGCTGATAAAATAGACATTAACCCGGCAAAAAGACAAATTTCTAAACTGTTTCTAAATTCTTTGTGGGGTAAATTCGGTCAAAAGACTAATTTACAAAATACAAGCATTGTAACAAGCCCTGATGAACTTTTTGGTTACGCCTTTTCAACGCAATACGATGTGTCATCTTTAGACTTCCTAGATGATGACACGGCCATGGTTAGCTGGAAGTATACAAAGGAGGGATACACTGTAGGTCGTAATGTCAATATTTTTATTGCCTGTTTTACGACGGCCTATGCCCGTCTTGAACTGTACAATGTTTTGGACAAGCTACAAGAGCGGTGTCTCTACCATGACACTGACTCTGTCATTTTTGTTAGCAAAACAGGTGACTGGAATCCGCCTCTGGGTGACTACTTAGGGGAGCTGACTAGTGAACTACCGAATGGTACACACATTACAGAATTTGTTTCCGCCGGTCCCAAGACTTACGGTTACAAGCTTTCTACTGGTAAAACGTGTCTAAAAGTTAAAGGTATAACACTGAACGCTGCAAACGCTGAATTGATTAACTTTGACACTTTAAAAGatattgtcctggactaccccttACACTCTGATCCTGAAGATCAGAAAAAGATTGTGGTACAACAGGCTGGGATTGTCCGAAATAAACGTTACTGGCAGATTGAGACTCGTCCTCTACAGAAAACACAAAAGTGTGTGTACACGAAACGACAGCTGACCAACGACTTCACAACCCTACCCTTTGGTTACTAA